A window from Primulina eburnea isolate SZY01 chromosome 2, ASM2296580v1, whole genome shotgun sequence encodes these proteins:
- the LOC140823085 gene encoding serine/threonine-protein kinase BSK5-like isoform X1 → MGACCSVLSMCWWLSNNETNVICSSHIDGCEDGDQKLPAFKEFGFEELKVSTSGFSVANIVSEQGEKAPNVVYKGLLKDGGGFIAIKRFNQFAWPNSRQFLEEAREVGNLRSPRLANLLGCCCEGDERLLVAEYMPHETLSKHLFHWENKPLKWAMRLRVALCIAQAVDYCSGKGRALYHDLNAYRVLFDQNGNPKLSCFGLMKNSRDGKSFSTNLSFTPPEYLRTGRVTPESVIYSFGTLLLDLLSGKHIPPSHALDLVRDKNFLMLMDSCLEGHVSNEDGVQLMQLASYCLQSEPRERPNAKSLVASLTSIQKETDTPSHELLGIDQPTSATQKLSPLGEACARLNLTAIHQILEKVGYNDDEGVSSELSFQMWTSQLQECLNCRKRGDAAFREKDITTAISCYTKFINGGIMVSPTVIARRSLCYLMEDKVQEALADALQAQMSSPDWPVALYLQAAALFILGMDDDARKTLDDGSSLSAKWNI, encoded by the exons ATGGGAGCCTGTTGTTCCGTTCTGAGCATGTGCTGGTGGCTTTCCAACAACGAAACGAACGTCATTTGTTCGTCACATATTG ATGGATGTGAGGATGGTGACCAAAAGTTGCCAGCTTTCAAAGAGTTTGGATTCGAAGAGCTCAAGGTTTCCACCTCGGGTTTCTCTGTGGCCAACATCGTATCCGAACAGGGAGAAAAAGCACCTAATGTGGTCTACAAAGGCCTGCTCAAAGATGGCGGTGGTTTTATTGCCATCAAGCGATTCAACCAGTTTGCTTGGCCCAATTCTCGCCAGTTTCTT GAGGAAGCAAGGGAAGTTGGTAACCTTCGGAGCCCGAGGTTGGCGAATTTGTTAGGATGTTGTTGCGAAGGGGATGAAAGGTTGCTCGTCGCCGAATATATGCCtcatgaaactctttcaaaacatttatttcATT GGGAAAATAAACCGCTGAAATGGGCAATGAGATTGAGAGTGGCCTTATGCATAGCACAAGCTGTAGACTACTGCAGTGGCAAAGGGCGGGCACTGTATCATGATCTTAATGCTTACAGAGTTTTGTTCGATCAA AATGGTAATCCCAAGCTATCATGCTTTGGATTGATGAAGAACAGCAGGGATGGAAAGAGTTTCAGTACAAATTTATCATTCACCCCTCCTGAATATTTAAGAACAG GTAGAGTCACTCCAGAAAGTGTAATTTACAGTTTTGGCACCTTATTGCTTGATCTTCTCAGTGGCAAACATATTCCACCTAGCCAT GCACTCGATTTGGTACGTGACAAGAACTTTCTGATGCTGATGGATTCTTGTTTAGAGGGCCACGTTTCAAATGAAGATGGAGTTCAATTGATGCAACTGGCTTCGTATTGTTTGCAatctgaacctcgggaaaggcCAAATGCCAAGTCTCTCGTAGCCTCCCTTACTTCTATTCAGAAGGAAACAGAT ACACCATCTCATGAACTCTTGGGGATCGATCAACCTACATCTGCCACACAAAAGCTATCACCCCTCGGTGAGGCGTGCGCAAGATTAAACCTAACAGCTATACACCAGATACTAGAGAAGGTTGGTTACAATGATGATGAGGGAGTTTCCAGTGAG CTCTCGTTTCAGATGTGGACAAGCCAGCTTCAAGAATGCTTGAATTGTCGGAAGCGTGGCGACGCTGCATTTCGTGAGAAAGACATCACCACTGCGATTAGTTGCTACACAAAG TTTATAAATGGTGGGATTATGGTCTCCCCAACTGTGATTGCTCGGCGTAGCTTGTGTTACCTAATGGAAGACAAAGTACAAGAAGCTCTGGCAGACGCTTTGCAAGCTCAAATGTCATCCCCAGATTGGCCTGTTGCTTTGTATCTTCAAGCCGCCGCGCTCTTTATTCTTGGAATGGACGACGATGCACGAAAAACTCTCGACGATGGCTCCTCTTTGAGTGCCAAATGGAACATATAA
- the LOC140823086 gene encoding uncharacterized protein isoform X1, whose amino-acid sequence MFQSKSYMEPRLDSGTESNADKTERYSPTKPRNKLGSVLKIEKHERSYDDFHPQILKNIDGKLPKSKGFYPKQIGKNSQKCEDLIMCMSNLPNYLEREENSQEKTLNIGVLDWRLLKKWQHNQKDLCHINSNNSHFSGNVSAVMSSEASTSHSGLSCSFTPSQQRSELKAPSTERCCDGDKFFSGNEKSLQDRKSSPINGLKELKNKDLQREPEPKSKLSENSSVVSVLKGNDIIHWSIKKNQDKKKSGPVRRSIAEDECSQIETETFQCAKHRNSSPTGKLNFGMAKITKSSGSNATSASVCPIDCTRDASNATSRSRTSPLRRLLDPFLKPKGGGNSCHLARSKDPSRIDRSCKFSGEISGSPASSLVNGISNVTDNKKNEPSTLQALLQVAIKNGVPLYTFTVDNRSEILASTVKESCSPKRKERRWIFTFFSFSETKKKNGSWIYQGSNDRNNEYIPNIVARMKASDVTYPNSQKSLIKSSVREFVLSSAGSRDVDRRSDSMPRDELAAIVINFHEKISGLIHEDNQVDQPAGLKEPFRKFINCSYNGDGAPNGTMSDDSFNASVILPVGDHGLPSKGEPSPLIKRWKSGGSCDCGGWDLGCRLRILSSGGQISKWSAPTSGQFKLFFEEESGEKRPFYVLSPFEDGIFSVEFNSSIKLIQAFSIGIAVLNSGKTPGEITEKSEPKTSNQDVSEVSEKYLSYPPVSPFGRV is encoded by the exons GATCTGTGCTGAAGATAGAGAAGCATGAGCGGTCCTATGATGATTTCCATCCCCAAATTCTAAAGAATATTGATGGAAAATTGCCTAAATCTAAAGGGTTTTATCCAAAGCAAATAGGCAAGAATTCACAAAAATGTGAAGATCTCATCATGTGCATGTCGAATTTACCGAATTATTTGGAGAGAGAAGAAAATTCCCAAGAGAAAACATTGAACATTGGGGTCTTAGATTGGCGCCTTCTCAAGAAATGGCAGCATAATCAGAAAGATTTGTGCCACATAAACAGTAACAATTCGCATTTTAGCGGCAATGTATCAGCAGTTATGTCTTCAGAAGCATCGACATCCCATTCTGGCTTGAGTTGCAGTTTCACTCCTTCACAACAGAGATCCGAATTAAAAGCACCTTCTACTGAAAGATGTTGTGATGGTGATAAATTTTTCTCGGGAAATGAGAAAAGTTTGCAAGACCGTAAATCCAGCCCAATTAATGGTCTAAAAGAGCTAAAAAACAAAGACCTGCAGAGAGAACCTGAGCCAAAATCAAAACTTTCTGAAAACAGCAGTGTTGTATCTGTTTTAAAGGGGAATGATATTATTCATTGGAGCATAAAGAAGAACCAGGACAAGAAGAAATCTGGTCCAGTGAGAAGAAGTATAGCTGAAGATGAATGTAGTCAGATAGAAACTGAGACTTTCCAATGTGCGAAGCACAGGAATTCGTCACCAACTGGCAAATTGAACTTTGGAATGGCTAAAATAACCAAGAGTTCAGGCTCAAATGCAACTTCCGCCTCTGTCTGTCCAATTGATTGTACTCGCGATGCCTCGAATGCTACAAGCAGATCCAGAACTAGTCCTTTGAGAAGGCTTTTGGACCCATTTTTGAAGCCAAAGGGTGGTGGAAACTCATGTCACTTGGCACGGTCAAAAGATCCGTCAAGAATAGACAGGTCCTGTAAATTCTCCGGTGAAATAAGTGGATCTCCAGCTTCAAGTCTGGTGAATGGAATCTCAAATGTGACAGATAATAAGAAGAATGAACCATCGACTCTGCAAGCTCTCCTCCAAGTAGCTATAAAAAATGGTGTTCCCCTGTACACATTTACAGTCGATAATCGCAGTGAAATTTTAGCTTCAACTGTTAAAGAATCATGTTCTCCAAAAAGGAAAGAGAGAAGGTGGATTTTTACATTCTTCTCCTTTAGTGAAACGAAGAAAAAAAATGGGTCTTGGATTTATCAAGGAAGTAACGATAGAAATAATGAATATATACCAAATATTGTTGCACGGATGAAAGCTTCTGATGTTACATACCCAAACAGTCAAAagtctttgataaaatcaagTGTAAGGGAGTTTGTTTTGTCTTCTGCTGGTTCAAGAGATGTAGACCGGAGATCAGACTCAATGCCACGTGACGAACTTGCTGCAATCGTCATAAACTTTCATGAAAAAATCAGTGGTCTGATCCATGAAGACAACCAAGTTGACCAACCAGCTGGTTTGAAAGAGCCATTCCGAAAATTCATCAACTGTTCATATAATGGAGATGGTGCACCGAACGGAACCATGAGTGATGATTCTTTTAATGCATCAGTCATTTTACCTGTTGGTGATCATGGATTGCCGAGTAAAGGCGAGCCTTCACCATTGATCAAAAGGTGGAAATCTGGAGGTTCATGTGATTGTGGGGGTTGGGATCTTGGTTGTAGATTAAGAATTCTTAGTAGTGGAGGACAGATATCCAAGTGGTCTGCACCAACTTCTGGGCAATTCAAGCTTTTCTTTGAG GAAGAGTCTGGCGAGAAACGACCTTTCTACGTCTTGTCACCTTTCGAAGATGGGATCTTTTCAGTAGAGTTTAATTCGTCCATCAAACTTATACAAGCATTCTCCATTGGTATCGCAGTTCTGAACAGTGGAAAAACACCTGGAGAAATAACTGAAAAGAGCGAGCCAAAAACCTCGAACCAGGATGTATCCGAGGTTTCTGAAAAATACCTCTCATATCCTCCGGTTTCCCCATTTGGAAGAGTGTAG
- the LOC140823085 gene encoding serine/threonine-protein kinase BSK5-like isoform X2 has product MPHETLSKHLFHWENKPLKWAMRLRVALCIAQAVDYCSGKGRALYHDLNAYRVLFDQNGNPKLSCFGLMKNSRDGKSFSTNLSFTPPEYLRTGRVTPESVIYSFGTLLLDLLSGKHIPPSHALDLVRDKNFLMLMDSCLEGHVSNEDGVQLMQLASYCLQSEPRERPNAKSLVASLTSIQKETDTPSHELLGIDQPTSATQKLSPLGEACARLNLTAIHQILEKVGYNDDEGVSSELSFQMWTSQLQECLNCRKRGDAAFREKDITTAISCYTKFINGGIMVSPTVIARRSLCYLMEDKVQEALADALQAQMSSPDWPVALYLQAAALFILGMDDDARKTLDDGSSLSAKWNI; this is encoded by the exons ATGCCtcatgaaactctttcaaaacatttatttcATT GGGAAAATAAACCGCTGAAATGGGCAATGAGATTGAGAGTGGCCTTATGCATAGCACAAGCTGTAGACTACTGCAGTGGCAAAGGGCGGGCACTGTATCATGATCTTAATGCTTACAGAGTTTTGTTCGATCAA AATGGTAATCCCAAGCTATCATGCTTTGGATTGATGAAGAACAGCAGGGATGGAAAGAGTTTCAGTACAAATTTATCATTCACCCCTCCTGAATATTTAAGAACAG GTAGAGTCACTCCAGAAAGTGTAATTTACAGTTTTGGCACCTTATTGCTTGATCTTCTCAGTGGCAAACATATTCCACCTAGCCAT GCACTCGATTTGGTACGTGACAAGAACTTTCTGATGCTGATGGATTCTTGTTTAGAGGGCCACGTTTCAAATGAAGATGGAGTTCAATTGATGCAACTGGCTTCGTATTGTTTGCAatctgaacctcgggaaaggcCAAATGCCAAGTCTCTCGTAGCCTCCCTTACTTCTATTCAGAAGGAAACAGAT ACACCATCTCATGAACTCTTGGGGATCGATCAACCTACATCTGCCACACAAAAGCTATCACCCCTCGGTGAGGCGTGCGCAAGATTAAACCTAACAGCTATACACCAGATACTAGAGAAGGTTGGTTACAATGATGATGAGGGAGTTTCCAGTGAG CTCTCGTTTCAGATGTGGACAAGCCAGCTTCAAGAATGCTTGAATTGTCGGAAGCGTGGCGACGCTGCATTTCGTGAGAAAGACATCACCACTGCGATTAGTTGCTACACAAAG TTTATAAATGGTGGGATTATGGTCTCCCCAACTGTGATTGCTCGGCGTAGCTTGTGTTACCTAATGGAAGACAAAGTACAAGAAGCTCTGGCAGACGCTTTGCAAGCTCAAATGTCATCCCCAGATTGGCCTGTTGCTTTGTATCTTCAAGCCGCCGCGCTCTTTATTCTTGGAATGGACGACGATGCACGAAAAACTCTCGACGATGGCTCCTCTTTGAGTGCCAAATGGAACATATAA
- the LOC140823086 gene encoding uncharacterized protein isoform X2: MEPRLDSGTESNADKTERYSPTKPRNKLGSVLKIEKHERSYDDFHPQILKNIDGKLPKSKGFYPKQIGKNSQKCEDLIMCMSNLPNYLEREENSQEKTLNIGVLDWRLLKKWQHNQKDLCHINSNNSHFSGNVSAVMSSEASTSHSGLSCSFTPSQQRSELKAPSTERCCDGDKFFSGNEKSLQDRKSSPINGLKELKNKDLQREPEPKSKLSENSSVVSVLKGNDIIHWSIKKNQDKKKSGPVRRSIAEDECSQIETETFQCAKHRNSSPTGKLNFGMAKITKSSGSNATSASVCPIDCTRDASNATSRSRTSPLRRLLDPFLKPKGGGNSCHLARSKDPSRIDRSCKFSGEISGSPASSLVNGISNVTDNKKNEPSTLQALLQVAIKNGVPLYTFTVDNRSEILASTVKESCSPKRKERRWIFTFFSFSETKKKNGSWIYQGSNDRNNEYIPNIVARMKASDVTYPNSQKSLIKSSVREFVLSSAGSRDVDRRSDSMPRDELAAIVINFHEKISGLIHEDNQVDQPAGLKEPFRKFINCSYNGDGAPNGTMSDDSFNASVILPVGDHGLPSKGEPSPLIKRWKSGGSCDCGGWDLGCRLRILSSGGQISKWSAPTSGQFKLFFEEESGEKRPFYVLSPFEDGIFSVEFNSSIKLIQAFSIGIAVLNSGKTPGEITEKSEPKTSNQDVSEVSEKYLSYPPVSPFGRV; this comes from the exons GATCTGTGCTGAAGATAGAGAAGCATGAGCGGTCCTATGATGATTTCCATCCCCAAATTCTAAAGAATATTGATGGAAAATTGCCTAAATCTAAAGGGTTTTATCCAAAGCAAATAGGCAAGAATTCACAAAAATGTGAAGATCTCATCATGTGCATGTCGAATTTACCGAATTATTTGGAGAGAGAAGAAAATTCCCAAGAGAAAACATTGAACATTGGGGTCTTAGATTGGCGCCTTCTCAAGAAATGGCAGCATAATCAGAAAGATTTGTGCCACATAAACAGTAACAATTCGCATTTTAGCGGCAATGTATCAGCAGTTATGTCTTCAGAAGCATCGACATCCCATTCTGGCTTGAGTTGCAGTTTCACTCCTTCACAACAGAGATCCGAATTAAAAGCACCTTCTACTGAAAGATGTTGTGATGGTGATAAATTTTTCTCGGGAAATGAGAAAAGTTTGCAAGACCGTAAATCCAGCCCAATTAATGGTCTAAAAGAGCTAAAAAACAAAGACCTGCAGAGAGAACCTGAGCCAAAATCAAAACTTTCTGAAAACAGCAGTGTTGTATCTGTTTTAAAGGGGAATGATATTATTCATTGGAGCATAAAGAAGAACCAGGACAAGAAGAAATCTGGTCCAGTGAGAAGAAGTATAGCTGAAGATGAATGTAGTCAGATAGAAACTGAGACTTTCCAATGTGCGAAGCACAGGAATTCGTCACCAACTGGCAAATTGAACTTTGGAATGGCTAAAATAACCAAGAGTTCAGGCTCAAATGCAACTTCCGCCTCTGTCTGTCCAATTGATTGTACTCGCGATGCCTCGAATGCTACAAGCAGATCCAGAACTAGTCCTTTGAGAAGGCTTTTGGACCCATTTTTGAAGCCAAAGGGTGGTGGAAACTCATGTCACTTGGCACGGTCAAAAGATCCGTCAAGAATAGACAGGTCCTGTAAATTCTCCGGTGAAATAAGTGGATCTCCAGCTTCAAGTCTGGTGAATGGAATCTCAAATGTGACAGATAATAAGAAGAATGAACCATCGACTCTGCAAGCTCTCCTCCAAGTAGCTATAAAAAATGGTGTTCCCCTGTACACATTTACAGTCGATAATCGCAGTGAAATTTTAGCTTCAACTGTTAAAGAATCATGTTCTCCAAAAAGGAAAGAGAGAAGGTGGATTTTTACATTCTTCTCCTTTAGTGAAACGAAGAAAAAAAATGGGTCTTGGATTTATCAAGGAAGTAACGATAGAAATAATGAATATATACCAAATATTGTTGCACGGATGAAAGCTTCTGATGTTACATACCCAAACAGTCAAAagtctttgataaaatcaagTGTAAGGGAGTTTGTTTTGTCTTCTGCTGGTTCAAGAGATGTAGACCGGAGATCAGACTCAATGCCACGTGACGAACTTGCTGCAATCGTCATAAACTTTCATGAAAAAATCAGTGGTCTGATCCATGAAGACAACCAAGTTGACCAACCAGCTGGTTTGAAAGAGCCATTCCGAAAATTCATCAACTGTTCATATAATGGAGATGGTGCACCGAACGGAACCATGAGTGATGATTCTTTTAATGCATCAGTCATTTTACCTGTTGGTGATCATGGATTGCCGAGTAAAGGCGAGCCTTCACCATTGATCAAAAGGTGGAAATCTGGAGGTTCATGTGATTGTGGGGGTTGGGATCTTGGTTGTAGATTAAGAATTCTTAGTAGTGGAGGACAGATATCCAAGTGGTCTGCACCAACTTCTGGGCAATTCAAGCTTTTCTTTGAG GAAGAGTCTGGCGAGAAACGACCTTTCTACGTCTTGTCACCTTTCGAAGATGGGATCTTTTCAGTAGAGTTTAATTCGTCCATCAAACTTATACAAGCATTCTCCATTGGTATCGCAGTTCTGAACAGTGGAAAAACACCTGGAGAAATAACTGAAAAGAGCGAGCCAAAAACCTCGAACCAGGATGTATCCGAGGTTTCTGAAAAATACCTCTCATATCCTCCGGTTTCCCCATTTGGAAGAGTGTAG